Genomic segment of Mucilaginibacter sabulilitoris:
TTATTACGGCTTTAATTTCGCCGTAGGTATAGGCATCGCCTAAAACTTCTTTTAGCGGCGCAAGGCGTTCCGCTCCGTAACTTTCTAAGGCCTCCAAAATTACATGTAATTTAGCTTCGGACACCAGTTCGTTTACATCCAGATCTCCGGTTTGTACAAAATGGCTCAAATGCCCTTCAATGGTTACCTGTGACAGTCCCCGTTCGGCAGCTATTTCCATAACATTTTTACCCTGACGGTATAAATTAAAAGTTTCTGAACGGGTATCGGTGCCACTACGCGGTGATCTGGTTCGCTCAGTTTTGGGTTTACGTTCCCTTTTTGCTGATTTATAAGCAATTTTTGATTCCAGGCTCTTTTCCTTGCAATAATCCTTAACCGGTTGCAGCAGTTCGCGGCCATAACGGGCCAGCTTAACATCGCCAAAACCGGAGATAAGTCTCAGTTCATCCAAACTCTGTGGCAGGTAGGTGGCCATTTCAAGCAACGTGGCATCTGATACAATAATATAAGCAGGCACATTTTCCCCCTCGGCAATGTCCCGACGAGCATTTTTAAGGCGACTTAATAATTCGGCCTCATGTAGTGGCACAGCCTCGGTGTGGTGTTCTTCGGTTACCTGGGTTTCAATAAATTCTACCTTTTGTATGCCTTTGAGCACTAAAGCGCTTTGATCTGTCAATTTTAAAACCGGGTACCCATCACCGGTCACCTGAAGGTATTCCATTGTGATCAGTTCGCGGATGTAACGCTGCCAGTCGGCTTTGCTGATATCGGCGCCTATGCCATAAGTTTTAAGCTGTTTATGTTCTTCGCGGATCTTTTCGTTTTTTGATCCCCGTAAAAAATCAATTACATAATTAACCCCAAACCGTTCGTTTAACCGGGATACAGCCGATAATGCCTTTTGGGCAATGAGTGTCCCATCAAAACGTTTAAACTCGGTTAGGCAAACATCGCAGGAGCCGCAGTTTGGCGGAAAAGCCTCATCAAAATAATTCATGAGATATTGCCTGCGGCAGGTTTGCAGCTGACAATACCGCACCATATCGTTCAGTTTGTTGAGCATGATCCGACTTTGCTCCTCGTTTCCTTCAATACGGGCAAAGTGCTGCAGCTTACCGGCGTCGCCGGGAGAGTAGAGGAGCAGGGCTTCCGACGCCAAACCATCCCTGCCGGCTCTGCCCGTTTCCTGGTAATAGCCCTCAATGTTTTTGGGCAGGTCTATATGTACCACATAGCGCACGTTTGATTTGTTGATACCCATACCAAAGGCAATGGTAGCCACAATGATCTTTACATCATCGCGCAAAAAAGCTTCCTGATTTTTGGCTTTTGTTTCGTTGTTTAAGCCAGCGTGATATGCTTCGGCCGCGAAACCTGCATTTTTAAGATCAAGGGCCAGGTCTTCTGTTGATTTGCGGGAAAGGCAATATATAATGCCCGATTCTTCCCTGCGTTCATTTAAAAAGGCAATGAGTTGTTTAAAGCTGTTTTTTTTGGGAACAACTGTGTAAGTAATATTTGCACGGTTAAACGACGACACAAACACGGCAGGCTTGTGCAGGTTTAATTTTTCGAGTATATCTTTTTGGGTGAGCTTATCGGCGGTGGCGGTAAGCGCGATAACAGGTACATTCGGGAACTCATTTTTTAGCTGGGCCAGCATCAGGTATTCGGGCCTGAAATCGTGCCCCCATTGGGAGATACAATGTGCCTCGTCAATGGCTATCTGCACCACATTGAGTGTTTTTAAAAATGGTACCAGTTTATTCTCATTGCCAAACAAACGTTCGGGCGCAAGGTATAACAGTTTAACCTGGTTATTCCGGAGTTTTTCAACCAGCAGACGCTGTTCATCTGGTGTTTGGGCCGAATTAAGAAAAGCTGCAGGTATGCCGCTCACATTCAGACTGTCAACCTGGTCTTTCATTAACGCAATCAGTGGTGATATTACAATGGTAAGTCCGTTGAGCAATACGGCAGGCAACTGGTAACATAATGATTTACCGCCGCCTGTGGGCATCAGGGCCATTACGTCCTGCTTATTTAAAATATGCTGAATAATAGCTTCCTGCTGGTGTCTGAACGTGTTGTAACCAAAATATTTTTGCAGGGCTTGTAATGGAGTCATTTTAGATGTGCGGATTTCAGATATGCAAATGTGCAGATATTATTTGATGTGCACATTTCGGATACGTGATTTTCAAAATTAACATGTGATTTTAAGGAGCTTATATAATATGATCATTTGGTACATCTGTATTAAATTCCGCATATTAGTATATCTCTATACTCGTATCTTTAGTACTATGATAAAAAGACTACTGTTTGTTTTAATAACCTTTATTTCCTTATCGTCAGCCATCGCTCAAAAAATACAATCGCCTGATGAGTTTTTAGGATATAAGCTCGGAGATCAGTTTACACCCCACTACCGTATTGTTGACTATTTTAAATATGTTGCCCAGGTATCGAAAAACGTAAAACTGCAACAGTTTGGCACTACCAATGAGGGAAGGCCGCTACTGGCCGTATTCATTGCATCAGATGCGAACATTGGCCGGTTGGAAGAAATAAGACATAATAATTTACGCCTTGCCGGTATGGAAAAGGGTAGCGTAATTGCCAATATGCCGGTGATTACCTGGCTGAGTTATAATGTTCATGGTAATGAGCCGGCTTCGAGTGAGGCGGCTATGTGGACTTTGTTCGATATGGTTGACCCCTCGAACACCACTACAAAAGCATGGCTAAAAAACACAGTGGTTGTCATCGATCCTTGCTTAAACCCCGACGGGCGCGACCGTTATATTAATTTCTATAATTCGGTACATGGCGAGGTGCCTGATGCTAACCCTATATCACGAGAGCACGTAGAGCCGTGGCCGGGTGGCCGTACCAATCATTTTTACTTTGATTTGAACCGCGACTGGGCCTGGCAAACACAAAAGGAAACACAGGCACGTGTTGCCTTGTTTAACCAATGGCTGCCCGAGGTTCATGTTGATTACCACGAGCAGGGATACAATGCCCCTTATTATTTTGCCCCGGCAGCCGAGCCTTATCACAAAGATATAACCCAATGGCAACGCGATTTTCAGGTTATCATTGGTAAAAACAATGCTAAATACTTTGACCAGAATGGCTGGATGTACTTTACCAAGCAGGAGTTTGACCTGCTTTATCCGTCATACGGTGACACTTATCCTTTGTATAACGGATCCATCGGCATGACTTATGAGCAGGGAGGCATCAGTGCAGGGCTGGCTGTACTTACCCGTAGCGGCGATACACTTACGCTTGCCCAGCGTATAGCCCATCATCATACCACGGCTTTAGGCACTGTTGAAATAGCATCGGCAAATGCCCAAAAGCTGCTTGATGAGTTTAAAAAGTTTTATGACAATAGCCGCATTAACCCACCCGGTATATACAAAACCTACATTATTAAAAACGATAATCACAATAACATCAATGCGCTGGCTGGCATGCTGACCAGGAATGGTATACAGTATGGCTTTGGTTTAAATGATAAAACCATTATTGGATTTGATTACTTTACAGGTAAAACAGAACAATATAAAGTTGGAGCAGACGATATGGTTATAAATGCCCATCAGCCCAAGGCGGTTTTGCTGCATGTATTGCTGGAACCTAAAACCTTTATAGCCGATTCAAACACGTATGATATTACAGCCTGGGCCTTGCCATACGCATATGGCTTAAAGGCTTACGGGGTAAAAGAATCATTAAAACCAGCCAGCTCAAGGCAGAGTATTGCTAAACCACAACAATTGATTAACAGCCGCGCGTATGCTTATGTAGCCACCTGGCAATCGGTTAATGATGTGAAGCTTTTGTCGGCATTGCTTAAAAAAGGCATTAAAGTACGTTATTCTGAAAAAGCTTTTGAGGCCGGAGGTAAAAAGTTTATGCCCGGCTCGCTGCTTATTACGAGGGCCGGCAACGACGGCGCCGATTTTGACCAGGTAGTTACCCGCACTGCCGCCGAACTTAATGAAGGACTTACTTCTTTATCATCGGGGTTTGTTGATAAAGGCGCGGATTTGGGATCAGATGCCATAAGATATATAAAACGCCCACGTGTAATGCTGATAGCTGGCGAAGGAGTTAATGCAGAAGCCATGGGCGAGGTTTGGCATTTGTTTGAGCAGCAAATAGGTTATCCTGTTTCGCTGGTAAAATATCAGGACCTGGGCCGCACCCGGCTTGCTGATTTTGATGTGGCCATTTTTCCCGATGGTACCTATGATGATTTTCCTTCTGATAAGCTGCAAAACTGGATACGTGATGGCGGCAAACTTATTGCCATAGAAAATACGGTTGCGCAACTTGCCGATAAAAAAGGCTTCGCCCTTAAAAATAAAGAAGAGAAAAAGGATGATAAAGTCGAAGAGAAGGAAAAAGAAACGGTAAAACTCTATGGAGAGCGTGACCGCGATGCCATTCGCTCCATGATTCCTGGTGCAATATTTAAACTGAACCTTGATAATACCCATCCGCTGGGTTTTGGCTTACCCAATTATTACTATTCGCTTAAGCTTAATGATGATATATATAACCTGCTGAGTAATGATGATGGCTGGAATGTAGGCACCATTAAAAAGAACAGTTATGTGTCGGGTTTTGCAGGTGCACAGTCAAAGTTGAAGATCAATAATGGGTTGTTGCTCGGCGTGCAGTCATTGGGTCGTGGTTCGGTAGTATATATGGTAGATGATCCGCTGTTCCGGAGTTTCTGGGAAAACGGAAAGCTGCTGTTTAGCAACGCGGTGTTTATGGTACAGTAGGTCCCCCTGCCAAGCCCCCTTGCCCCCTAAAGGGGGAGCTCTTGATTGGCAATATCGAAAAAAATACAAAACGGCCTGCATTACAAACTAATGCAGGCCGTTTTGCAAATAAAAAGCTCCCCCTTTAGGGGGCAGGGGGGCTTGGCCTAATTACCGCCCTTTACCCTTCCTTTTTCATCATCGGCACCACTGCGGTGTTCGCGTGATTTTATTTTGCTGTTACCAAAATTGTAGGTAAAGGTTAAACGGCCAACCCTTGAATCGCTTCTTTGTCTGATATCGAAATCGTTACCCAGGGTGTGGCTGCTTACATTATTACGACGGATGTTAAATACATCATCAACCGCCAGTTTTATGTTTACCTTTTTATTGGCGAATGAATGGCTTAATCCGGCGTCAACACCGTAACGGGGTTTTATTTTATATATACCGTAAGTAAGCGGCGATTGGTAGTCGCCCATGATTTCAAAGCGATAGCTGCCAAATGTAAATGTTTGTGTTGTTTTGGCCTGAACGGTCACTTGCCCGTCGCTTAACCTTCCTGTTCCGACAGAATCTGATTTAAAGCCCAGGTAAAAGCTATTGATGTTGATATTGCCTGTCCACCATTTGGTAATGGTAAAGGGCGCATCAATGTTAAGGCTATACGAGTTCTGGGTTTGCAGGTTCAGACTGGTTTGGAAAGATTTTTGGCCTTCGGTTAATATTATTTCGGTGATCACATCGGTAGTGCGGCTATAACCAAGGCTTATGTTAAGGCTTTTGTTGTGTGTGAAATTAAATTCAAAATTGTTGGTGTATTGTGGCTTAAGAAAAGCATTTCCCTTTGAAAAGGTATAAGGGTCAAGATAATATATAAAGGGGTTCAGGTCGTCATATCCCGGACGATCAATACGGCGGCTATATGAAAAGCTGATCTCGTTTTTATCATTAAGCGTATGGTTAATAAATACGCTTGGGAAAAAGTTAAGGTAACTGCGGTCTACAGAGGTACTGCCCATCAAATTACCATTTGATTGTGTGTACTCGGCCCTCACCCCTAATTGTACCGATGTTTTTTTGAATTGCTTATTTAAATTTAAATAGCCGGCGGTTATTTTTTCGGTATAAATAAAACGGTTGGTACGGGTAGTATCATTAATATAGGTGTTACCGTCAAATATTTGAGCCTGCAGGTCATTGTCTGTTTTAACGCTGCTGAATTTTGCACCGGTTTCAAATTTTACAGTTTTTGATAGTGGCTTGGTATAATCAACCTTGCCTGTATATATGGTGATGTTTGATGGTGTTTGGTTGCGCAGCAATTGAGGCGCATGCTGCGGACTGCCATCGGGCAAAAAGTAATGGGTGTCATATTGAGCGATGGAGTTGTTTTTGAATTTAGAATAGTCCAGATCAATGCTCAATTCCTGGCCGCTGGTATCTATCTTAAACTTATCGTTCAGGTTGGCGGCAAAATTCTTATAGGTTTGGTTAATGGTTGATACGGTGGTCAAAGATGAATCGACCTGATTTGGCGCAGCGCTGATATTGGTTTTTCCATTATTGCTATCCAGCCAGCTGTTTGAGTACCCGCTTACTACAAAGCCAATAGTGTTCCTGCTTGTCATATCATAATCGGCGCCAACACGGTAGTTATTGTAATGGTTGGTTGGCTGCATTTTGGTAAGCTGGTTAAAATAGCTTGGCTTGCCTAAACTATCGCGGGTGATACGATCAATATTAATATCACGGTCGCGTTTATTATCGCCACGGCTTAAGGTGGCAAATACATTCAGCTTACCTGACTTATGATTTAAATTCAAGCTGGAATTGTCCCTCCAGAATTTGCCCTTAGCAACGCCAACAGTAACGCTTCCGTTTGTGCCCGACTGGCTGTTCTTTTTTAATTTAATGTTGATGATACCAGAATTACCGGCGGCATCGTATTTAGCCGAAGGGTTTGTAATGATCTCGATTGATTTAATGGTATTGCCATCGGTAGAGCGTAACAAAGTAGCCAATTGCGCAGCGGTAAGGTAAGTTAACTTATCGTTGATCATTACAGTGACCCCCTGTTTGCCTTTCAGGCTTATATTGTCATCCTTGTCAACTGTAACACCAGGCGCTTTGGCCAGTATTTCCATCGCGGTGTTACCGGCCGCAAGTACGCTGTTTTCAACATTCATTACAGTGCGGTCAATTTTGCGCTCTATCAGCGGTTTGGCTGCTGTAATGGTTACTGTGTTTAAAGTAGTGTTGCCGGCTTTCATACTTAAAGCAGGAGCAGCTACGGTTGCTGTGTTTTCTGATACGACAAAAGGTTTGGTTGCGGCCTTTTCATATCCTACGGCGGTAGCTTTAACAATGTATTTACCCGCATTGATACGATCAAAGGTATAAACACCATTGTCATTGCTTAAAGCACCTTTAACAACGGTAGAGTCGGTGGCTCTAAGCAAGCTTACGGTTGCGTAATCCATGGGCTTACCTTGTTCATTTGATAGGGAGCCGGATACTTTGGTGCCACCTGATTTGCCATCCTGGGCAAATGATGTACTCCAGCTGATAGCTACAAGCAGGAGTGTGCGGAATATGTTGAGTATGTTAGTTTTCATGGTTGCGGTGTTAAAAAGTAAAGGCAATAAGGTGCCATTAAAGAATATGCTTCTTTTTAAAAATGGTTAATAAGTTTTTAGTTGTTTTCGGTAAGTCCCGGCAGTGTGTTTAGTATATTATGATATATAGGCGATTTTTTTTCATGATGTTGTGATTTATACCTCAAATTTGCTAACAGAATAGGTTTTTATATAATGCTTTTAGGCGAAGGCGGCTAAACTTCCGGTAAACGGCCGAAAAATACCGATGAATGAGTCAATCTTCCTTTCAATTATTAAAACTTATGCTGCCTGTTAACATGGTGTTGTGCTTGTGTTGTTTTACATTAAGATGCAAAAACATGCCGGAAGGTTACAACTGCTTTAAATTTTTTAATACCGGGAAGCTGTTTTTTATAATATCACAAACAAATAAAAAGCCCCGAGACCCGATATTAAACTGAATAGCTGAAACTTGTATTTGCTTTTTTGAACTTGTAGCGGACTGATAATAGAAGGGTATAATAAGCCCGCTAAACAATAGCAGGCTTATATATTTTATCAGGGTTTTCATTTGGTATGATTGGCTTATGTTTGTTTTACTGAGCCGGTTTTTTTACGGTATCTGTAACAACGGGAGGCTGGGTTTTCAGGGTATCAGTCTTTACAGTCGGGATCGTATCTATTTTACACTGTAAACCATCAGGCTTCATAATAAATACCGCCCCGGCCGGATTGCGCGGCGTATTACTCTGTTCACAATCATACAAGTTAAAATTCATATTGCGGTCGAGTTTCCGGTCAATAACCAGTTTAGTGTTTAGTGGAACCTTTAAGGTCATGTGCAGTTCCTGCCCGCGCCACAATCCGTTATTAAGCCTTTCCAGGTGGCGGTCAAACTTTAACACCGAATCTTTTTGTATAAACCTGTAGCTGATATTTCGCGCGTTGATCAGGGCATCCTCGTCGTTGCGGCCGCGGGCAATACATGATTGCTCTAAAACAGGTTGGGCCACGTCGCTTTTTTCAATATCAATGCTTACACGGTCGGGCGAATCCCAGTCATCACCATTGTAGTCATCATCTAAAATGATCATACCATTAAAACGTTCTTTAATCCGCAGGCGGGTGCTGTCTTCATTGGTTAAAAATTTGGCGTCGTTAAGTTCCAAATAATAGGTGTTGTTGGCGGTTGGTTTTACATTGATGGTTTTGCTTAATCTGGCGCCTTCCCTGAAATCGGCAGATGCTCTTACCCCATAATATATTACGGCGCCCATAGAGGCCAGCCATATACATAATAGTGTGGTGCCTATTGAGCGGTTAAAGGAGGCATTTTTAAACAGGAAGCCTATAGTTAATAATATAATGGTTAATAAAGGTATAGCCAGCAATAAAAAACCACCGGTTAAAAATATCATATTGGTATCGCGGTTAACGATATTGAACGGAAATATATGATAGATGTCTGTTTTGCCAAATCCTATTAGTGCAATTAAGCTAACAATAAGCGCTATAGCAAGGCCAAAACAAGTTAGCAGAATAACTATGGCAATCAGTTTGACCACTAAGCCGGTCGCTCCTCTTAAAAAAGTACCAAGGTGATCAAAAAAATCGCCGGCAAAATCACGGGCTTTGTAAACAAACGGTCTTGCTTCGTGCCTGAAGTTGGAAAGGTTTTCTTTAACCGAGCTCATTTCTTCTTCAAAGCTCCTTTTAAAGCCTTTAAGATCCTGCTTTTCGCCCTTCATAGCCATGCGGTCGGCACGAGAAACAGCTTTTGGTATAACTATCCATAATATAATGTACAAAATAAGACCACTCCCGGCAAAAGCAAATGATAATGCAAAAGCGAGCCTGATCCACACGGCCTGAATGTCGAAATAATTGGCAATGCCTGCAGCTACACCACTAACCAAATGATCGTCGGGATCACGAAAAAGCCTGCGGCGCTCTGTGTTATAAGAAAAAGGATTGTTACCCGGTGTCTTATCGTCGGTTTCTGCAAACTCAAAATCTTCTACGGTACCCATTTGCTCAATAACCAGCTTAACATCAGCCTCTACAACAACCTGTGTGTTTTGGTTGGCCAGTGCCTCGTTAAACATTTCAGCAATCCGGTTTTCAATATCTGTTGTTATCTCCAGGCTGTCGGCCGACGTTGCAAAATGGCGTTTTACATCGGTCATGTACGCTCTGAGTACTTCGTAAGCATCCTCTTCTATATGAAATACGATGCCGTTTATATTTATGATGATAGTTTTATTCATGATCTGTGATTTTTATAGGTTTTTTTATTTTCTGTCGCCAATTGCTGTTTGAACAGCATAAACCAGCTCCTGCCAGGTTTTATCAAGCTGTTCCAACACGTTTTTTCCTTCCTCAGAAAGAACATAATATTTACGTGGCGGCCCTGAAATTGACTCCACCCAATTGTAAGTGAGCAGACCATTATTTTTTAACCGGGTCAATAGCGGGTACAGAGTACCCTCAACTACAAGCAGTTGGGCTTTTTTGAGTTCAGAAATGATATCTGACGCGTATGTTTCGCCCTTAGCTATGATGGAAAGAATGCAGTACTCCAGTATGCCTTTCCTCATTTGGGTTTGTGTGTTTTCGACAATCATGATACAAAGATATATGTTTTAGATTGTATTATGCAATACATAGTACTATAATTATAAACTTTATTATTTAAATCTTGCTTTTTTAAAAAAAAAGTAGCCGTTTAGAAGATTTTACTTGACTTTTTAATAATGTAACATTACTTTTATGATTAATTAACTATTAACTGATCTTATTATTAACGCAATGAAAAAACTTCTACTAGCAAGTTTGTGCGTTCTGTTGTTATGCGTAACGCAGACATTTGCACAAAACCGTACAGTTACTGGTACGGTTACGGCCCAAGAAGACGGCCTACCCATCCCGGGAGTAACAGTACGAGTAAAAGGAACTACAATCGGTACTCAAACCGGAACCAATGGCAAGTACACTTTAAGTGTTCCTGAAGGTGCAACATTAATCATTAGCTTTATTGGCTATGCACAGCAAGAAATTCCGGTTACCGGTTCTGTGGTAAATGTAAAACTTGTGGTATCAAGTAAACAACTTGGCGAAGTTGTGGTAACAGGCGCGTTAGGTATAACCAGAACACGTAACCAACAATCATACGCAGCACAACAGGTTGCCGGTGAGGAGGTAAACAAAACCAGATCATCAAACTTTGTAACTGGGTTATCAGGTAAAGTTGCAGGTTTAGAGATTCGTCAGAACAATGCACTCGGATCATCTGTAAACGTTGTTTTACGTGGTGTAAAATCTATTACCGGTAATAACCAGGCTCTTTTTGTAATTGATGGTGTTCCGGTTGATAACTCTAACCTGAATGCCCGTCCGGATCCTAAAAAGCTGGCTCAGCAAGATGGTAACGGAGGATATGATTACGGTAGCCCGGCATCTGATATTAACCCTGATGATATAGAATCGGTAACGGTATTAAAAGGTGCGGCTGCGAGTGCGTTATACGGTTCGCGTGGTAGCAATGGTGTTATCTTAATCACCAGTAAAAAAGCTAAAAAAGGTTTGGGTATTGTTATCAACAGCAGCATTAGCCAGGGTTCTTTAGTCAAATCAACCTTCCCTACTTATCAGCACAGCTATGGCGCTGGTTACGGCGCTTATTATAGCGACCCCACTGCCCATTTCTTTTATGGCGATGTTAATGGCGATGGTAAACCTGATTTGGTTACTCCAACAACAGAAGATGCGTCTTATGGTGCAGCGTTTGACCCTAAATTGATGGTTTATCAATGGGATGCGTTTGACAGTACCTCTCCTAATTATAAAAAAGCTACTCCATGGGTTGCTGCAAAAAATGACCCGACTTCCTTTTTTGAAAAACCAATTTCAAATAACCAGAGCATCATGATTACCAATGGTACCGATGCCGGAACATTTAAATTAGGTTATACCAGGAGCAATGAAAATGGTATTGTTCCGAATAGTAACATCAATAAAAACCAGGTTGATTTAGCTGGTACTTATAACATCACTTCTAAATTAACAGTAGGTGGTGCTGTTAACTTTTTCAACATTAATGGTCGCGGCAGACCAGGTACCGGTTATGATGGTGCTGGTGGCAGAAACGTAATGACCAACTTTAGGCAGTGGTGGGAAGTTAACAATGATGTGCAGGACTTAAAAGCTGCTTATGACAGAACAGGTAAAAATATTACCTGGAATTATGCCGATCCGCTGGCTGGTAACTTCTCAGCTATTTTCTGGGATAACCCTTATTATGTACGTTACCAAAACTATGAAACAGATACCCGTAACAGGTATTTAGGAAACGTGAATGCTGTATATAAGGCTACCGATTGGTTAACTATTACCGGCAGAACCTCATTAGATTCATATACAGAACTTGATGAAGAGCGTAAAAATGTTACCAGCGTTGGTGTTCCATATTATTCAAGGAATAACAGATCATATACCGAAACAAACTATGACCTGTTAGCCACCGTTGACAAAAAGCTTTCAAATTCATTTAACCTGAAAGCATTATTAGGAACAAACATTCGTAAGCAAAACATCCAGAATATTTATGCGATAACAAACGGTGGTTTGTTTACCCCTTCTTTATATTCAATCGCGAACTCGCTGAATGCACCTAACGCTCCTATAGAAAACAAATCACTTAGAGAAGTTGACGGTATTTTTGCCGGAGCAACACTTACTTATAACAACTTCCTTACCTTGGATGGAACTATAAGAAGAGATAAGTCATCAACTTTACCAGAAGCTAATAATACCTATTATTACCCATCCGGATCATTAGGTTTTGTTTTCTCCGAACTGCTTAAACAATACAACTGGTTATCATACGGAAAATTGAGAGTTAACTACGCACAGGTTGGTAGCGATGCACCGGTTTACAGCGTCTTGGATAACTATACTATCAATCCGCCAATCGGCTCTATTCCGCAGGCAAACGTTAATACCACTAAAAACAATCCAAACTTAAAACCTGAACGTACAAGAAGTACAGAGGCCGGTTTGGAATTGGCTTTCTTTAACAATCGTTTAGGTTTTGACGGTAGCTATTACAATACATCAACCTTTGATGAAATATTACCTGTAAACGTATCAACAGCTACAGGTTACTCTTTCAGCTATTTGAACGCTGGTACAGTTAAAAACAAAGGTGTCGAGTTATCATTAAACGGTACCCCTGTAAGCACCAAAGATTTTAGCTGGAAACTGACTTTAAACTTCACAAAAAACATAAGCAAGGTTACCGAATTGTTTAAAGACGACCAGGGCCAGGAAGCGAGCAACCTGCAGCTTAACAGCTATCAGGGTGGTGTTTCTATCAATGCAACGTTAAATCAGCCATTTGGTACGATTCGCGGAACTGACTTTATATATAAAGACGGTCAGAGAGTTGTTGGC
This window contains:
- a CDS encoding M14 metallopeptidase family protein; its protein translation is MIKRLLFVLITFISLSSAIAQKIQSPDEFLGYKLGDQFTPHYRIVDYFKYVAQVSKNVKLQQFGTTNEGRPLLAVFIASDANIGRLEEIRHNNLRLAGMEKGSVIANMPVITWLSYNVHGNEPASSEAAMWTLFDMVDPSNTTTKAWLKNTVVVIDPCLNPDGRDRYINFYNSVHGEVPDANPISREHVEPWPGGRTNHFYFDLNRDWAWQTQKETQARVALFNQWLPEVHVDYHEQGYNAPYYFAPAAEPYHKDITQWQRDFQVIIGKNNAKYFDQNGWMYFTKQEFDLLYPSYGDTYPLYNGSIGMTYEQGGISAGLAVLTRSGDTLTLAQRIAHHHTTALGTVEIASANAQKLLDEFKKFYDNSRINPPGIYKTYIIKNDNHNNINALAGMLTRNGIQYGFGLNDKTIIGFDYFTGKTEQYKVGADDMVINAHQPKAVLLHVLLEPKTFIADSNTYDITAWALPYAYGLKAYGVKESLKPASSRQSIAKPQQLINSRAYAYVATWQSVNDVKLLSALLKKGIKVRYSEKAFEAGGKKFMPGSLLITRAGNDGADFDQVVTRTAAELNEGLTSLSSGFVDKGADLGSDAIRYIKRPRVMLIAGEGVNAEAMGEVWHLFEQQIGYPVSLVKYQDLGRTRLADFDVAIFPDGTYDDFPSDKLQNWIRDGGKLIAIENTVAQLADKKGFALKNKEEKKDDKVEEKEKETVKLYGERDRDAIRSMIPGAIFKLNLDNTHPLGFGLPNYYYSLKLNDDIYNLLSNDDGWNVGTIKKNSYVSGFAGAQSKLKINNGLLLGVQSLGRGSVVYMVDDPLFRSFWENGKLLFSNAVFMVQ
- the recQ gene encoding DNA helicase RecQ; this encodes MTPLQALQKYFGYNTFRHQQEAIIQHILNKQDVMALMPTGGGKSLCYQLPAVLLNGLTIVISPLIALMKDQVDSLNVSGIPAAFLNSAQTPDEQRLLVEKLRNNQVKLLYLAPERLFGNENKLVPFLKTLNVVQIAIDEAHCISQWGHDFRPEYLMLAQLKNEFPNVPVIALTATADKLTQKDILEKLNLHKPAVFVSSFNRANITYTVVPKKNSFKQLIAFLNERREESGIIYCLSRKSTEDLALDLKNAGFAAEAYHAGLNNETKAKNQEAFLRDDVKIIVATIAFGMGINKSNVRYVVHIDLPKNIEGYYQETGRAGRDGLASEALLLYSPGDAGKLQHFARIEGNEEQSRIMLNKLNDMVRYCQLQTCRRQYLMNYFDEAFPPNCGSCDVCLTEFKRFDGTLIAQKALSAVSRLNERFGVNYVIDFLRGSKNEKIREEHKQLKTYGIGADISKADWQRYIRELITMEYLQVTGDGYPVLKLTDQSALVLKGIQKVEFIETQVTEEHHTEAVPLHEAELLSRLKNARRDIAEGENVPAYIIVSDATLLEMATYLPQSLDELRLISGFGDVKLARYGRELLQPVKDYCKEKSLESKIAYKSAKRERKPKTERTRSPRSGTDTRSETFNLYRQGKNVMEIAAERGLSQVTIEGHLSHFVQTGDLDVNELVSEAKLHVILEALESYGAERLAPLKEVLGDAYTYGEIKAVISWMNKNQ
- a CDS encoding PspC domain-containing protein — encoded protein: MNKTIIININGIVFHIEEDAYEVLRAYMTDVKRHFATSADSLEITTDIENRIAEMFNEALANQNTQVVVEADVKLVIEQMGTVEDFEFAETDDKTPGNNPFSYNTERRRLFRDPDDHLVSGVAAGIANYFDIQAVWIRLAFALSFAFAGSGLILYIILWIVIPKAVSRADRMAMKGEKQDLKGFKRSFEEEMSSVKENLSNFRHEARPFVYKARDFAGDFFDHLGTFLRGATGLVVKLIAIVILLTCFGLAIALIVSLIALIGFGKTDIYHIFPFNIVNRDTNMIFLTGGFLLLAIPLLTIILLTIGFLFKNASFNRSIGTTLLCIWLASMGAVIYYGVRASADFREGARLSKTINVKPTANNTYYLELNDAKFLTNEDSTRLRIKERFNGMIILDDDYNGDDWDSPDRVSIDIEKSDVAQPVLEQSCIARGRNDEDALINARNISYRFIQKDSVLKFDRHLERLNNGLWRGQELHMTLKVPLNTKLVIDRKLDRNMNFNLYDCEQSNTPRNPAGAVFIMKPDGLQCKIDTIPTVKTDTLKTQPPVVTDTVKKPAQ
- a CDS encoding outer membrane beta-barrel family protein — its product is MKTNILNIFRTLLLVAISWSTSFAQDGKSGGTKVSGSLSNEQGKPMDYATVSLLRATDSTVVKGALSNDNGVYTFDRINAGKYIVKATAVGYEKAATKPFVVSENTATVAAPALSMKAGNTTLNTVTITAAKPLIERKIDRTVMNVENSVLAAGNTAMEILAKAPGVTVDKDDNISLKGKQGVTVMINDKLTYLTAAQLATLLRSTDGNTIKSIEIITNPSAKYDAAGNSGIINIKLKKNSQSGTNGSVTVGVAKGKFWRDNSSLNLNHKSGKLNVFATLSRGDNKRDRDINIDRITRDSLGKPSYFNQLTKMQPTNHYNNYRVGADYDMTSRNTIGFVVSGYSNSWLDSNNGKTNISAAPNQVDSSLTTVSTINQTYKNFAANLNDKFKIDTSGQELSIDLDYSKFKNNSIAQYDTHYFLPDGSPQHAPQLLRNQTPSNITIYTGKVDYTKPLSKTVKFETGAKFSSVKTDNDLQAQIFDGNTYINDTTRTNRFIYTEKITAGYLNLNKQFKKTSVQLGVRAEYTQSNGNLMGSTSVDRSYLNFFPSVFINHTLNDKNEISFSYSRRIDRPGYDDLNPFIYYLDPYTFSKGNAFLKPQYTNNFEFNFTHNKSLNISLGYSRTTDVITEIILTEGQKSFQTSLNLQTQNSYSLNIDAPFTITKWWTGNININSFYLGFKSDSVGTGRLSDGQVTVQAKTTQTFTFGSYRFEIMGDYQSPLTYGIYKIKPRYGVDAGLSHSFANKKVNIKLAVDDVFNIRRNNVSSHTLGNDFDIRQRSDSRVGRLTFTYNFGNSKIKSREHRSGADDEKGRVKGGN